From Elusimicrobiota bacterium, the proteins below share one genomic window:
- a CDS encoding CHASE2 domain-containing protein produces the protein MKKIFKSETALGLVLTGLVFFSYFQSGGVLETLELKFYDFRLALFRQPDNPAKDIAIITIDDDSITKLGRWPWPRARIAQLLETLSQEAAKPKVIGLNILFSEPEQNQGLIELARLRENYRTTLEMREQETKKQKPRFAKGDWGLRQSFKWWEESLDNDKKFLAAMDESHAALDNDAKLEVAISSAGNVVLPLFFQTGSNIEGKANDISTDVTKAAMIVDRSAQAPEGSLLSSFQATLPLKRFAQNSAGIGHVNTQPDIDGTVRREPLGIAYGEQVFPSFALEIVKHYLGLKSDDLTIAPGRSLLLGNTTIPLDTDGTFAVTFSPEYKNNRGTERSFATFSFYDVIQGKVAPEAFKNKLVLVGLTAAGLSNVYVTPVGHNFPGIDIVANIADNLFNKRFLVRPSWNFPAELAAILMVGLFVSLMLPRLKAGTGAGVSLGLLLAMLAAGTYLFKTGQWLKVTYPSFLLAVGYLVVFSKKFLVTERKKEQVEGESIETNKMLGLSFQGQGMLDLAFEKFRKCPVDDNMKELLYNLGLDFERKRQFNKAVAVYEFISGKDKGYKDVVQKIAALKKAADGAIMGGPIGKGRESTVVVEGAGVKPTLGRYEIEKELGKGAMGIVYLGRDPKINRQVAIKTMRFEEDMDEASMKAVKERFFREAQSAGNLSHPNIIKIFDAGEEQDVSYIAMELLEGDDLKKNANKANLLPLPKAVEYAMQVADALGYAHKQGVIHRDIKPANIMLLKDGSIRVTDFGIARIMASSQTATGTVLGTPSYMSPEQIAGKKVDGRSDLFSLGIVLFEMLTGEKPWKGGDSIGTLLFQIANDPPPDPKSIRQDLPEGLTTIIDKALKKNPDERYQTGTDMAADLRAFLEGKVNTPKPAAPAAAPAPPTATVAESKAQAAVAPPPAAAFKVTPAPMSPAPAPAQTPAPAPKPPATVQPALNSSATKPPDKTLIEPPPQNKTDFSITSKQEAPQEKTLLLPPENSKPAPASEKTAPIAPKPTPQAAPIAKKEEATIKLDAVPPPPNPVTGADGNKPPETKPDAPAAPGKESPQKKKFEDFEKTLPIISPPE, from the coding sequence ATGAAAAAAATTTTTAAATCGGAGACAGCCTTGGGCTTGGTCCTCACAGGCCTCGTCTTTTTTTCGTATTTTCAATCCGGCGGGGTTCTTGAAACGCTTGAATTGAAATTTTACGACTTTCGCCTGGCCCTGTTCCGGCAGCCCGACAATCCCGCCAAAGATATCGCCATCATTACCATCGATGACGACAGCATCACCAAACTGGGACGCTGGCCCTGGCCCCGCGCGCGCATCGCGCAACTATTGGAAACGCTTTCGCAGGAAGCGGCCAAACCCAAAGTCATCGGCCTCAACATTCTTTTTTCGGAACCCGAACAAAACCAAGGCTTGATCGAATTGGCCCGCCTGCGTGAAAACTACCGCACGACGCTGGAGATGCGGGAGCAGGAAACCAAAAAACAAAAACCGCGTTTCGCCAAAGGGGATTGGGGGCTGCGCCAATCCTTCAAATGGTGGGAGGAGTCTTTGGACAACGACAAAAAATTCCTGGCGGCCATGGATGAGTCGCACGCAGCCTTAGACAACGACGCCAAGCTTGAAGTCGCCATTTCATCCGCGGGCAATGTAGTGCTGCCTCTGTTCTTTCAGACCGGCTCCAATATCGAGGGCAAGGCCAACGACATATCAACGGACGTCACCAAAGCGGCCATGATCGTGGATCGGTCCGCCCAAGCGCCCGAGGGCAGCCTGTTGAGCTCGTTCCAAGCCACGCTGCCCTTGAAACGATTCGCCCAAAATTCCGCCGGCATCGGTCATGTCAACACCCAGCCGGACATCGACGGCACGGTGCGCCGCGAGCCTCTGGGCATCGCCTACGGCGAACAAGTTTTTCCGTCCTTCGCCCTTGAGATCGTCAAGCATTACCTGGGCTTGAAAAGCGATGATTTGACCATCGCGCCCGGGCGCTCCCTTCTCTTGGGCAACACGACCATTCCGCTTGATACCGACGGCACATTCGCCGTCACCTTCAGCCCTGAATACAAAAATAATCGAGGCACGGAGCGCAGCTTCGCCACCTTTTCTTTTTATGACGTGATCCAAGGCAAAGTCGCTCCCGAGGCGTTCAAAAACAAACTGGTGCTGGTCGGTTTGACCGCGGCGGGCTTAAGCAATGTCTATGTCACGCCCGTGGGGCACAATTTCCCTGGCATCGATATCGTGGCCAATATCGCGGATAATCTGTTCAATAAAAGATTTCTGGTCCGGCCGTCCTGGAATTTTCCGGCTGAACTGGCCGCCATCTTGATGGTCGGCCTCTTCGTCAGCCTGATGTTGCCGCGCTTAAAAGCCGGAACAGGCGCGGGCGTTTCCCTGGGGCTTCTGTTGGCCATGCTGGCCGCCGGAACCTATCTTTTCAAGACAGGGCAATGGCTTAAAGTCACCTACCCATCCTTCTTGCTTGCGGTCGGCTACCTGGTGGTATTCTCAAAAAAATTCCTGGTCACCGAGCGTAAAAAGGAGCAAGTTGAAGGGGAATCCATTGAAACCAACAAAATGCTGGGGCTGTCCTTCCAGGGGCAAGGAATGCTGGATTTGGCTTTTGAAAAATTCCGCAAATGCCCGGTGGACGACAATATGAAGGAACTGCTGTATAACCTGGGGCTGGATTTTGAAAGAAAACGCCAGTTCAATAAAGCCGTGGCTGTTTATGAATTCATCTCCGGCAAAGACAAAGGGTACAAAGACGTCGTCCAAAAAATCGCCGCTTTGAAGAAGGCGGCCGACGGCGCCATCATGGGAGGCCCGATCGGCAAGGGTCGCGAGTCGACGGTTGTGGTCGAAGGCGCCGGGGTCAAACCTACGCTGGGCCGCTATGAAATTGAAAAGGAATTGGGCAAAGGCGCCATGGGCATCGTTTACCTGGGCCGCGACCCCAAAATCAACCGCCAGGTCGCGATCAAAACCATGCGCTTTGAAGAGGACATGGATGAAGCCAGCATGAAAGCCGTCAAGGAACGTTTTTTCAGGGAAGCTCAATCAGCCGGCAATCTTTCGCACCCCAATATCATCAAAATTTTCGATGCCGGTGAAGAACAGGATGTTTCGTATATCGCCATGGAACTCTTGGAGGGGGATGATTTAAAGAAAAATGCGAATAAAGCCAATCTCCTGCCTTTGCCCAAAGCCGTCGAATACGCGATGCAAGTGGCGGATGCCTTGGGGTATGCCCACAAGCAAGGCGTCATTCACAGGGACATCAAACCCGCCAATATCATGCTGTTGAAAGACGGCTCCATCCGCGTCACGGATTTCGGCATCGCCAGAATCATGGCCTCGTCTCAAACCGCGACCGGCACTGTGCTGGGCACGCCCTCTTATATGAGCCCGGAGCAAATTGCCGGCAAAAAAGTGGACGGCCGGTCCGATCTTTTCTCGTTGGGCATTGTTTTGTTTGAAATGCTGACCGGCGAAAAACCTTGGAAGGGAGGGGATTCCATCGGCACGCTTCTCTTTCAAATCGCCAATGACCCTCCTCCGGATCCCAAAAGCATACGCCAGGATTTACCCGAAGGATTAACGACGATCATCGATAAGGCCTTAAAGAAAAATCCCGATGAGCGATATCAAACGGGAACGGACATGGCCGCTGATTTAAGGGCGTTTTTGGAAGGCAAAGTAAACACGCCCAAACCAGCGGCTCCGGCTGCGGCGCCTGCGCCCCCAACTGCTACGGTTGCAGAGTCTAAAGCACAGGCTGCCGTTGCGCCTCCGCCGGCTGCTGCGTTTAAAGTAACGCCGGCGCCTATGTCGCCGGCTCCCGCTCCTGCTCAAACGCCGGCTCCTGCGCCCAAACCGCCCGCAACGGTTCAACCCGCTTTAAATTCATCGGCAACCAAACCGCCGGATAAAACGCTGATCGAACCTCCTCCGCAAAACAAGACCGATTTTTCTATAACGTCGAAACAAGAAGCGCCCCAGGAAAAAACCTTGCTGCTGCCCCCGGAAAACTCAAAACCGGCTCCGGCTTCGGAAAAAACAGCGCCGATCGCCCCGAAGCCGACGCCGCAGGCGGCCCCCATCGCCAAAAAAGAAGAGGCGACCATCAAGCTCGATGCCGTGCCCCCGCCTCCCAATCCCGTGACCGGCGCAGACGGCAACAAGCCGCCCGAAACCAAGCCCGACGCTCCGGCCGCGCCCGGCAAAGAATCGCCGCAAAAGAAAAAATTTGAAGATTTCGAAAAAACTCTGCCGATTATTTCTCCACCGGAGTGA
- a CDS encoding Stp1/IreP family PP2C-type Ser/Thr phosphatase, protein MAKLKWTVASKSDQGKVRSNNEDNLLVDESIGLLVVADGMGGHQSGEVASRMATQILAENLKNLVKSGAVPEKTNPNVSAQTNQLAFCVRLANQAIFEASKRYAQDRGMGTTLSALWLHDGYCSLAHVGDSRAYIARNGTLEQITRDHSLVMDQVRQGLITQEEAASSNLQHVLSRALGVAETVEADAEEHPLMDGDFLLLCTDGLTRMVSEKEIKTIIDSARNPDSISETLVEAANAAGGKDNVSVIVALIEKASFIQNLKSKFAKSKNQRPAAADGRRS, encoded by the coding sequence ATGGCTAAATTAAAATGGACCGTCGCCAGCAAATCCGATCAGGGCAAAGTTCGATCCAACAATGAAGACAACCTACTGGTGGATGAATCGATAGGGCTGCTGGTTGTCGCCGACGGCATGGGCGGCCATCAATCCGGCGAGGTCGCCAGCAGGATGGCCACGCAAATCCTGGCCGAAAATCTCAAAAACTTGGTCAAATCCGGAGCCGTGCCGGAAAAAACAAATCCCAATGTATCCGCTCAAACCAACCAACTCGCTTTCTGCGTGCGTCTGGCCAATCAGGCGATTTTCGAGGCCTCCAAGCGTTACGCCCAGGATCGCGGCATGGGCACGACGCTGTCGGCCCTTTGGCTGCATGACGGCTACTGTTCGCTGGCGCACGTCGGCGACAGCCGCGCCTATATCGCCAGAAACGGGACTCTTGAGCAAATCACCCGTGATCATTCCCTAGTTATGGACCAAGTGCGGCAAGGTTTGATCACCCAGGAAGAGGCCGCGTCCTCGAATCTGCAACATGTGCTTTCGCGCGCCCTGGGCGTGGCTGAAACAGTCGAGGCGGACGCCGAGGAACACCCACTCATGGACGGTGATTTTCTGTTGCTTTGCACCGACGGCCTGACGCGCATGGTTTCCGAAAAAGAAATCAAAACCATCATCGACTCGGCCCGGAATCCCGATTCCATCAGCGAAACGTTGGTTGAGGCCGCCAATGCAGCGGGCGGCAAAGACAATGTCAGCGTGATCGTGGCGCTGATCGAAAAAGCCTCGTTTATTCAAAATCTGAAATCCAAATTTGCGAAATCTAAAAATCAACGCCCGGCTGCGGCGGACGGCCGGAGGTCATAA
- a CDS encoding response regulator, producing the protein MSKKILVVDDEESICELLRVALAREGFEILTAKNGKEALSIVLSSSPDLILLDLMLPNMSGFEVLRELQRPDMNRVPVIVFTGRYTDNSTQDLIRQETNVVEFLQKPLNTAALATRVHTILKTAPPLR; encoded by the coding sequence ATGAGCAAAAAAATACTTGTTGTCGATGACGAAGAATCCATCTGCGAGCTGCTGCGCGTCGCGCTTGCAAGGGAAGGTTTCGAAATTTTAACCGCAAAAAACGGCAAAGAAGCGTTAAGCATCGTCCTGTCTTCGTCCCCTGATTTGATTCTTCTCGATCTAATGCTGCCCAATATGAGCGGCTTTGAAGTGCTGCGCGAACTTCAGCGGCCTGATATGAACAGGGTCCCCGTCATCGTGTTCACCGGCCGCTATACCGATAACTCAACGCAGGATTTGATCCGGCAGGAAACGAATGTGGTTGAATTTCTTCAAAAGCCCTTAAACACAGCGGCCCTGGCAACCAGGGTTCATACGATTTTAAAAACCGCCCCTCCGCTTAGATAA
- a CDS encoding FHA domain-containing protein, whose translation MPKFLLKFNAAIIKEIPVNKDSMTVGRKDDNDIIIDNPAVSGHHCKIYLQSDVFFVEDLNSTNGTYVNEKKILKAGLKNNDAIGIVKHALVFIDDRPSAGSAQAANPEATVALSQTSQAQMAQAAAASAKTETTGILSVVNGVVDKPEYELNGLSTYIGKSEKVQIPVKGGMFTPEVAAMIARRPEGYFLIALKPGYPKLNGANVQERELLHEGDMIEISGTTFRFDLKKP comes from the coding sequence ATGCCTAAATTCCTTCTTAAATTCAACGCCGCAATAATAAAAGAAATCCCGGTCAACAAGGACTCAATGACCGTGGGCCGCAAAGACGACAACGATATCATCATCGATAACCCGGCGGTTTCCGGGCATCACTGCAAAATCTACCTTCAAAGCGACGTCTTCTTCGTCGAAGATTTAAATTCCACCAACGGCACGTATGTCAATGAGAAAAAAATCCTCAAGGCCGGCTTAAAAAACAACGACGCCATCGGCATCGTAAAACACGCGCTTGTTTTCATCGACGACCGTCCGAGCGCCGGCAGCGCTCAGGCGGCCAATCCCGAAGCCACGGTCGCCCTAAGCCAGACCTCGCAGGCTCAAATGGCCCAGGCAGCCGCCGCCTCCGCAAAAACCGAGACCACCGGCATATTAAGCGTGGTCAACGGCGTAGTCGACAAGCCGGAATACGAGCTCAATGGACTCTCCACTTATATCGGCAAATCGGAGAAGGTTCAAATCCCGGTTAAAGGCGGCATGTTCACTCCGGAAGTCGCGGCCATGATCGCGCGCCGCCCCGAAGGCTATTTCTTGATCGCGTTGAAACCCGGCTACCCCAAATTAAACGGCGCCAATGTCCAGGAACGCGAACTGCTGCATGAAGGAGATATGATTGAAATCAGCGGAACGACGTTTCGATTCGATTTGAAAAAACCTTAA
- the hemE gene encoding uroporphyrinogen decarboxylase: MNIKHPPAIKKNPLVVQACRGQKTERTPVWFMRQAGRYMEEYRKVRKKWTIKEIAKTPELAAQVTIDPVGKLGVDAAILFSDILLLAEPMGFKLEYTEGEGPAFHNPIREPDDIRRIPEIDAAQEMKFTADAVRLIRKNLPPEKALIGFAGAPFTLASYLIEGGHSDNYLKTKNLMRQDRTLWTMLMEKLSRAVTDLCLIQVQAGADIIQIFDSWAGCLAPGDYEEFVLPHVRKIVAALQAQSVPVIYFSTGTGGCIELLKKTQADVISVDWRVSLGEAWRRLDYETAVQGNLDPAALFGPHEYIERRVRTILDEADERPGHIFNLGHGILQHTPVDNVKLVVDLVHKISFKER; the protein is encoded by the coding sequence ATGAACATTAAGCATCCGCCGGCGATCAAGAAGAACCCGCTAGTGGTTCAAGCCTGCCGCGGGCAAAAGACAGAGCGGACGCCCGTCTGGTTCATGCGCCAGGCTGGGCGCTACATGGAAGAGTACCGCAAAGTCAGGAAAAAATGGACGATCAAGGAAATCGCCAAGACGCCGGAATTGGCGGCGCAGGTGACGATTGATCCCGTCGGCAAGTTAGGCGTTGACGCCGCGATTTTATTTTCGGACATTTTGCTGTTGGCCGAACCCATGGGCTTTAAGCTGGAATACACCGAAGGGGAGGGGCCGGCCTTTCATAATCCAATTCGCGAGCCAGACGATATCCGCAGGATTCCCGAAATCGACGCCGCGCAAGAAATGAAATTCACAGCCGACGCGGTGCGCCTGATCCGCAAAAATTTGCCGCCGGAAAAAGCGCTGATCGGATTCGCCGGCGCGCCGTTTACCCTGGCCAGTTATCTGATCGAAGGGGGACACTCAGACAACTATCTTAAAACCAAGAATCTGATGCGCCAAGATCGGACTCTCTGGACCATGCTGATGGAAAAACTCAGCCGCGCCGTCACCGATTTATGCCTGATCCAGGTTCAAGCCGGCGCGGACATCATCCAGATTTTCGACAGCTGGGCCGGCTGCCTGGCGCCCGGCGATTATGAAGAATTCGTCCTCCCCCACGTGCGAAAAATTGTCGCGGCTCTTCAAGCGCAAAGCGTCCCCGTGATTTATTTCAGCACAGGCACGGGCGGCTGCATCGAACTCCTCAAGAAAACTCAAGCCGACGTCATCAGCGTTGATTGGCGCGTTTCACTCGGTGAAGCCTGGCGGCGCCTGGATTACGAAACCGCCGTTCAAGGCAATCTCGATCCCGCCGCTTTATTCGGCCCTCACGAATATATCGAGCGCCGCGTGCGCACGATTTTAGACGAGGCCGATGAACGGCCGGGGCATATTTTCAATCTAGGCCACGGCATTCTTCAACATACGCCGGTCGACAATGTGAAACTGGTCGTCGACCTGGTTCACAAAATTTCTTTCAAGGAGCGCTAG
- a CDS encoding ferrochelatase — MTPMAATTEKQTTGVLLMAYGAAQSLEEIGPYLLDIRGGRPVSQELIDEVQERYRAMGGKSPLLSITKDQALALQKKLPQAKVFIGMRHWHPYIKDTVAQMAQEGFKKITALCLTPYYSKLSVEAYRSKLNEAINNLKPRPQIRLIERWHTQPLLIEAFAEKLRAALMKFPSKNKSEVAVIFSAHSLPQKILEWKDPYPGELLETARLVAQHAGVPPGRWYFAYQSQGRTPEPWLGPDVREMLEQLAQRGVKNIIVDPIGFISDHMETLYDDDILYKKIAESLGIKFVRAESLNTSPTFIGALAAAIKQKPA, encoded by the coding sequence ATGACCCCAATGGCGGCAACGACGGAAAAACAGACGACGGGCGTTCTACTGATGGCCTATGGAGCGGCCCAATCCCTTGAAGAAATCGGACCCTATCTCTTAGACATCAGGGGCGGCCGCCCGGTCAGCCAAGAGCTGATTGATGAAGTTCAAGAACGCTATCGGGCGATGGGGGGAAAGTCTCCCTTGCTCTCCATCACTAAAGACCAGGCTCTGGCCCTGCAGAAAAAACTTCCTCAAGCCAAAGTTTTCATCGGCATGCGCCATTGGCACCCTTACATCAAAGACACGGTCGCTCAAATGGCGCAGGAAGGCTTCAAAAAAATTACGGCCTTGTGCCTGACCCCCTACTACTCGAAGCTGAGCGTCGAGGCTTACCGGAGCAAATTAAATGAAGCGATCAACAATTTGAAACCCCGCCCTCAAATCCGCTTGATCGAACGATGGCATACGCAGCCTCTTCTCATCGAGGCCTTTGCGGAAAAACTTCGGGCCGCCCTGATGAAATTTCCAAGCAAAAATAAATCGGAGGTTGCGGTTATTTTTTCCGCGCACAGCCTGCCGCAAAAAATTTTGGAATGGAAAGATCCTTACCCCGGTGAACTCCTGGAAACGGCCCGCTTGGTCGCTCAACATGCGGGCGTCCCGCCCGGACGCTGGTATTTCGCTTATCAAAGCCAGGGGCGAACGCCGGAGCCTTGGCTGGGACCCGACGTCCGCGAAATGCTCGAACAACTAGCCCAGCGCGGCGTTAAAAATATCATCGTGGATCCCATCGGTTTTATTTCCGACCATATGGAAACCCTTTACGATGATGATATTCTCTACAAAAAAATTGCCGAATCCTTGGGAATAAAATTCGTCCGGGCCGAATCCCTCAACACCTCGCCCACCTTCATCGGGGCTTTAGCTGCCGCGATCAAACAAAAACCGGCGTAA
- a CDS encoding FecR domain-containing protein, translating into MNINLVKFGLSVAALLILGAQASALPSSPDRLVVASVQGDVQVCDKANNCAAVEVGRVLSGGEVLRTGAGGRAYLRFGDKDKFEIRERTRVIVDQVLPRSSRLQLFLGTLKATVSGGWFRRRDVAVVTPGGVMSVRGTEFTVNTNEAGDTVVEVMYGRVDLVDPLSGRTLDNFIQGESGKVQGDAPNLDQAGGAPSGEPKSEELEPMEGEEGHEEFQQQEEEARGDQGAGRSRNRGDGKVEKGGLSADGFVEAFGGAQGFQAFGEARAEIDKKAGDFAGREAAQVANIVTTVREDGFASGRTLRDVHGNLVRVEQLLQRPSGDSIQFVNLVKRDEYTYKGYFPPSTPYPTSSRKDFFKASITFNKTLPENIMEWPSFFGSNSETLRINLVEATMANNTDATSQDFIKFKATYNPGKDEVGGVLCGAGLTFGVNCFEQTTIGFVNGADTGEWVVTDCTNTTCINESANITQDGSGPGDLWSTAELPLNLVNEVSDTLFLVAPDGSNLTAELWLLTESYAIGNGGNILNINNILNSNITEPFAFMRTVAGETILTVRTKPSAQAGQTIFQRGNIDLVIIPDLMVDIVQKYAAHIGDSF; encoded by the coding sequence ATGAACATTAATCTTGTGAAGTTCGGTTTGAGCGTCGCCGCTCTTTTAATTTTGGGCGCTCAAGCGTCGGCGTTGCCCTCTTCTCCCGACCGCCTTGTGGTCGCTTCGGTTCAGGGAGATGTCCAGGTTTGCGACAAAGCCAATAACTGTGCGGCCGTTGAAGTGGGCCGCGTGCTTTCCGGCGGTGAGGTTTTAAGAACGGGCGCCGGCGGCCGGGCTTACCTGCGTTTCGGCGATAAAGATAAATTTGAAATTCGCGAGCGAACGCGCGTCATCGTGGATCAGGTGTTGCCCCGCTCTTCCCGCTTGCAGCTTTTCCTGGGCACCTTAAAAGCCACTGTTTCCGGCGGCTGGTTCAGGCGCCGCGATGTGGCGGTGGTGACGCCCGGCGGCGTGATGAGCGTGCGCGGCACCGAATTTACGGTCAATACCAATGAGGCCGGCGACACGGTCGTTGAGGTCATGTACGGGCGGGTGGATTTGGTTGATCCTTTATCCGGACGAACCCTCGATAATTTCATTCAAGGTGAAAGCGGCAAAGTCCAAGGCGATGCCCCTAATCTCGACCAAGCCGGGGGCGCTCCTTCGGGCGAGCCCAAGTCCGAAGAACTCGAACCGATGGAAGGCGAAGAAGGTCATGAGGAGTTTCAACAGCAGGAAGAAGAAGCGCGCGGCGATCAGGGCGCAGGCAGGAGCCGTAACCGGGGCGACGGCAAGGTTGAAAAGGGCGGTTTATCAGCCGACGGCTTCGTCGAAGCGTTCGGCGGGGCGCAGGGATTTCAGGCGTTCGGCGAAGCCCGCGCCGAGATCGATAAGAAAGCCGGGGACTTTGCCGGCCGCGAAGCGGCGCAGGTGGCCAATATCGTGACCACAGTGCGCGAGGACGGTTTCGCCAGCGGCCGAACGCTGCGCGACGTTCACGGCAATTTGGTGCGCGTTGAGCAGCTTTTGCAGCGGCCATCGGGCGACAGCATCCAATTCGTTAATCTGGTCAAGCGCGATGAATACACGTATAAAGGTTATTTTCCCCCTTCGACGCCGTATCCTACCAGCAGCCGCAAAGATTTTTTTAAGGCGTCCATTACTTTCAATAAGACCTTGCCGGAAAACATCATGGAATGGCCCAGCTTCTTCGGGAGCAACTCCGAGACATTGAGAATTAATTTGGTTGAAGCGACGATGGCCAATAATACCGATGCGACGAGCCAGGATTTCATTAAATTTAAAGCGACTTACAATCCCGGTAAGGATGAGGTCGGCGGCGTTCTTTGCGGCGCAGGTTTAACGTTCGGCGTCAATTGCTTTGAGCAGACAACCATCGGTTTTGTCAACGGCGCGGATACGGGCGAGTGGGTGGTCACCGATTGTACGAATACCACGTGTATCAATGAATCGGCTAATATTACTCAGGACGGTTCCGGCCCCGGCGATTTGTGGTCAACGGCGGAATTGCCGCTGAATCTTGTCAATGAGGTTTCGGATACTCTATTCTTGGTTGCCCCGGACGGATCGAATTTGACCGCTGAGTTATGGCTATTGACCGAAAGCTATGCCATCGGTAACGGCGGCAATATTTTAAATATCAATAATATTCTCAACAGCAATATCACCGAGCCCTTCGCTTTCATGAGAACCGTGGCCGGTGAAACGATCCTTACGGTCCGGACCAAGCCCTCTGCTCAAGCCGGTCAAACCATTTTTCAAAGAGGCAATATCGATCTTGTGATTATTCCTGATCTTATGGTGGACATCGTCCAGAAATATGCGGCGCATATCGGCGACAGTTTCTAA
- a CDS encoding C40 family peptidase produces MIKISLWAAIISLSALPIFAQDDGAARPVPRDQANLEETQRRRDEARRQAEEEARRQRARQHYESVTGTPHPSSPRYYDHLVNGGSSSQSRPNPSPSPAGPIPSPSSRNSGSSPGPGTSLAPRTPVISPNLLRRPTLEPSLRQQIDVLDAERNRALQRGEEERIQRERERINRLLRNPAVPAPGDRANRRPAARSRSGSGSAGQPAPRIDEETIRNISEGVAREAQMRQRMERSRIQSLPATPPPSPRGNSRSKADTASTQEAIEKASQPARISSERARAIRDLTVRSAQAFRGQPYGWNGCALKSAPGGLDCSGFAYQILFGRQPTGKKRNADGYFQEARRLNAVLADGEMPQPGDIFFRENSGSINHIGFIQDCRRTGAHTMECTVIHANGTPRIRTHDGRELTTYEETREYRRNHHVSSDMEIEGKCAPSVTFDEISCTIQQEQNPWTFTFQNGQWHRIIQPRTGPRRTEPHHFADSLRMRGLEEGR; encoded by the coding sequence ATGATAAAAATATCGCTTTGGGCGGCCATTATTTCATTGTCTGCTTTGCCTATTTTTGCCCAGGATGACGGCGCTGCCCGCCCCGTGCCCAGGGACCAAGCCAATTTGGAGGAGACTCAACGGCGCAGGGATGAAGCCAGAAGACAGGCTGAGGAAGAGGCCCGCCGCCAAAGAGCCCGGCAGCATTACGAAAGCGTCACCGGCACCCCGCACCCGTCTTCACCCAGGTATTACGATCATCTGGTCAACGGCGGATCATCCAGTCAATCCAGACCTAACCCAAGCCCGTCGCCTGCCGGTCCCATCCCGTCTCCTTCGTCAAGGAATTCCGGCTCCAGCCCAGGCCCGGGAACTTCTCTTGCTCCCAGAACCCCGGTTATATCCCCGAATTTATTGCGCCGTCCGACGTTGGAACCAAGTTTGCGTCAACAAATCGATGTTCTTGACGCGGAGCGAAACAGAGCGTTGCAGCGTGGCGAAGAGGAACGAATTCAACGGGAACGCGAGAGAATAAACAGGCTGTTGCGCAATCCTGCGGTCCCGGCTCCCGGGGATCGTGCGAACCGGCGTCCGGCAGCAAGAAGCCGGTCCGGATCAGGGAGCGCCGGGCAGCCCGCGCCTCGAATTGATGAGGAAACCATCCGCAATATTAGCGAAGGCGTGGCCAGAGAGGCTCAGATGAGACAGCGTATGGAGCGATCAAGGATTCAATCGCTTCCCGCTACCCCGCCACCTAGCCCAAGGGGAAACTCCCGATCAAAAGCGGATACCGCGAGTACGCAAGAAGCAATAGAGAAAGCAAGCCAACCCGCGCGCATATCATCGGAAAGAGCCAGGGCAATCCGCGATTTAACTGTGCGATCAGCCCAAGCTTTTCGTGGCCAGCCTTATGGCTGGAATGGCTGCGCTCTTAAAAGCGCTCCCGGCGGTTTAGATTGCAGCGGATTCGCTTATCAGATTCTTTTTGGGCGTCAGCCTACAGGTAAGAAAAGAAACGCTGATGGTTATTTCCAAGAGGCCCGCCGTCTAAATGCCGTACTTGCTGATGGTGAGATGCCTCAGCCGGGCGACATTTTCTTCAGAGAAAATTCCGGCAGCATTAACCACATTGGATTCATCCAAGACTGCCGACGAACCGGCGCTCATACCATGGAATGTACCGTTATTCACGCCAATGGTACCCCTCGGATCAGAACTCATGACGGAAGAGAGTTGACCACCTATGAGGAAACCAGGGAATACAGACGCAATCACCACGTGTCTTCTGATATGGAAATTGAAGGGAAGTGTGCGCCGAGCGTCACGTTTGATGAAATAAGTTGCACAATTCAACAGGAACAAAATCCTTGGACTTTTACTTTTCAAAACGGCCAATGGCATAGAATAATTCAACCAAGAACTGGCCCTCGCCGCACCGAACCGCACCACTTTGCCGATTCTCTGAGAATGCGCGGTTTGGAGGAAGGCCGATGA